A genome region from Baekduia alba includes the following:
- a CDS encoding DUF1839 family protein, whose product MSAVGAEVSSYTPHPVHQPGRTYVETNCYTDVVVELLHARGLEPLAALGINVRMDFEGDQWTFFKPAPGDLERLYGIDIHEMQPYRPLPDQIADQLAAGRTIIVELDSWWLPDTAATAYRTDHVKTSVAVDAIDRDAQWLRYFHNAGRYELSGEDYRGVFSGGGELPPYTELVRFDAGPALEGAALRAAARALLVHHLARRPATNPFARFGAALERDLPALLAGDPAGYHAYAFATVRMVGSGFDLLAAHVRWLLGPDGEGAAGAMDDIVGASKLLSLKLARRKVFDPAPVVDGLAAAWEQATGELDAALA is encoded by the coding sequence GTGAGCGCGGTGGGCGCCGAGGTGTCGTCCTACACGCCGCACCCGGTTCACCAGCCGGGTCGCACCTACGTCGAGACCAACTGCTACACCGACGTCGTCGTCGAGCTACTGCACGCGCGCGGGCTGGAGCCGCTGGCCGCGCTGGGCATCAACGTGCGCATGGACTTCGAGGGCGACCAGTGGACGTTCTTCAAGCCCGCGCCGGGCGACCTGGAGCGGCTGTACGGGATCGACATCCACGAGATGCAGCCCTACCGGCCGCTGCCCGACCAGATCGCCGACCAGTTGGCGGCCGGGCGCACGATCATCGTCGAGCTCGACTCGTGGTGGCTGCCGGACACGGCGGCGACCGCGTACCGGACCGACCACGTCAAGACCTCGGTGGCGGTCGACGCGATCGACCGCGACGCGCAGTGGCTGCGCTACTTCCACAATGCCGGGCGCTACGAGCTGAGCGGCGAGGACTACCGTGGCGTCTTCTCCGGCGGCGGCGAGCTGCCTCCGTACACCGAGCTCGTGCGCTTCGACGCCGGCCCGGCGCTGGAGGGCGCCGCGCTGCGCGCGGCGGCCCGCGCGCTGCTCGTCCACCACCTGGCCCGCCGCCCGGCGACGAACCCGTTCGCCCGCTTCGGCGCGGCGCTGGAGCGCGACCTGCCGGCGCTGCTGGCCGGCGACCCGGCGGGCTACCACGCGTACGCGTTCGCGACCGTCCGGATGGTCGGCTCGGGCTTCGACCTGCTGGCCGCGCACGTGCGCTGGCTGCTGGGCCCGGACGGCGAGGGCGCGGCGGGTGCGATGGACGACATCGTCGGCGCGAGCAAGTTGTTGTCGTTGAAGCTGGCGCGGCGCAAGGTCTTCGACCCCGCGCCGGTCGTCGACGGCCTCGCCGCCGCGTGGGAGCAGGCCAC
- a CDS encoding amino acid--[acyl-carrier-protein] ligase → MAAYREASADQAQLMEALVEAGHLIPSGVPGVYGRGSDYEDVRQRFDAYVTRAALAAGETPEVLRFPPVLPRQQIEDLGYLENFPHLAGSVFAFEGTEAQARGMAEVAGRHEDWSEHQHQSELCLTPAVCYPVYPAVARRGTLPAGGLTIDPGASYAFRHEPSGDPARLQMFHMRELVRIAEPETVQTWRDGWRDRALQLLVDLGLAARFDVANDPFFGRSGRMMAASQREQALKFEILVEITDPEPTAIASFNYHQDHFSALYGITTADGGDAHTACLGFGHERIVLALLRTHGLDVAAWPADVRALLWGAEA, encoded by the coding sequence ATGGCCGCGTACCGCGAGGCGTCTGCGGATCAGGCGCAGTTGATGGAGGCCTTGGTCGAAGCCGGGCACCTGATCCCGTCGGGCGTGCCCGGCGTCTACGGCCGCGGCAGCGACTACGAGGACGTCCGCCAGCGCTTCGACGCCTACGTCACGCGCGCCGCGCTCGCCGCGGGTGAGACTCCGGAGGTCCTGCGCTTCCCGCCGGTCCTGCCGCGCCAGCAGATCGAGGATCTCGGCTACCTGGAGAACTTCCCGCACCTGGCCGGCTCGGTCTTCGCGTTCGAGGGCACCGAGGCCCAGGCGCGCGGCATGGCCGAGGTCGCCGGGCGCCACGAGGACTGGTCCGAGCACCAGCACCAGAGCGAGCTCTGCCTCACCCCGGCCGTCTGCTACCCGGTCTACCCCGCGGTCGCGCGCCGCGGCACGCTGCCGGCCGGCGGCCTGACGATCGACCCGGGCGCGTCCTACGCGTTCCGCCACGAGCCCTCCGGCGACCCGGCGCGGCTGCAGATGTTCCACATGCGCGAGCTGGTCCGGATCGCCGAGCCCGAGACCGTGCAGACCTGGCGCGACGGCTGGCGCGACCGCGCGCTGCAGCTGCTGGTGGACCTGGGCCTGGCCGCCCGCTTCGACGTGGCCAACGACCCGTTCTTCGGGCGCTCGGGCCGGATGATGGCCGCGTCCCAGCGCGAGCAGGCGCTGAAGTTCGAGATCCTGGTGGAGATCACCGATCCCGAGCCGACGGCGATCGCGTCCTTCAACTACCACCAGGACCACTTCTCCGCGCTGTACGGCATCACGACCGCCGACGGCGGCGACGCGCACACCGCGTGCTTGGGCTTCGGCCACGAGCGGATCGTGCTCGCGCTGCTGCGCACGCACGGGCTCGACGTGGCCGCCTGGCCGGCGGACGTGCGCGCGCTGCTGTGGGGCGCCGAGGCGTGA